AACCATTACCAGCGACCGACCGATCATTGCCCGCCCCCGGCCTGGACGACACCGACGACCGGGAGGACCCCACCGTCGATCAGGGTCTGCTGTTCGTACTGGATTGAAACCTCGCGCAGTGAAAGCCCGACGGGGTCGGGCGCCGTGGCCGTCGCCGCCACGATGAAGATCATGACGGCTGCCGCGGCTGCACCCACCCAGGTGAGTGGCCGCCTGGCCAGAGGAACCACGTTTGGCACGAGTCCGAGATCGATCCGGATTGACTCGGGCATCTCCAGGACCGGGAGGGAGCGAAGCAGGGACCGAGCAGCATGGAGGTCTTCCATCTCCCGTTGACAAGCCTGACAGCTACCCAGGTGGGCCACGAGTTTGGCGGCCTCCTGCTCGGTGGTCTCCCCGTCAAGGTATGCGGAAGCAAGTTCGCCAA
This window of the Acidimicrobiia bacterium genome carries:
- a CDS encoding zf-HC2 domain-containing protein, whose protein sequence is MIHLGELASAYLDGETTEQEAAKLVAHLGSCQACQREMEDLHAARSLLRSLPVLEMPESIRIDLGLVPNVVPLARRPLTWVGAAAAAVMIFIVAATATAPDPVGLSLREVSIQYEQQTLIDGGVLPVVGVVQAGGGQ